In one Candidatus Delongbacteria bacterium genomic region, the following are encoded:
- a CDS encoding T9SS type A sorting domain-containing protein, whose translation MHSTVEAFMNPAGIYYDSHELLSDSGGDGLLNPGESATLDVTLVNHGPAALNSISATLSSTSPFVDITVADSSFPPLDQEAVGTSLTPFAINLDAAAPAAMDLEFQINITADGNTVSFPFSLSVGSRTEYLNDSCEVEGEWTHAPSTGWADSWHLSSEDSQSGSHAWKAGSTSTGTYANHADSRLVTPPVELEDWSRLSFVHRMDAETSSAFPDSAYDGGIVEISTNGVDWTQLAPLSGGYNAWFRAQSGGGAPASHNFQGGTPCFSGLFGWQPCEIDLSDWNGQTVQFGFRFGSDNGGAREGWYIDDLVLQGVIEETGIQIPPARPVAMELSAAPNPFNPGTRIHFRLSESARTRLSVYNLSGRLVERLLNDQPLAAGEHDLEWNAGALATGVYLLRLETPQGALTSKLFLLK comes from the coding sequence ATGCACTCGACCGTTGAAGCCTTCATGAACCCGGCAGGCATCTACTACGACTCCCACGAGCTCCTGAGTGACAGCGGGGGCGACGGCCTGCTCAACCCGGGCGAAAGCGCCACGCTGGACGTCACTCTGGTGAATCACGGACCGGCGGCCCTCAACAGCATCAGTGCCACTCTGAGTTCAACCAGCCCCTTCGTGGACATCACGGTTGCCGATTCCTCATTCCCCCCACTGGACCAGGAAGCGGTCGGCACGTCCCTGACTCCCTTCGCGATCAACCTGGATGCAGCGGCCCCCGCCGCGATGGATCTTGAGTTCCAGATCAACATCACGGCTGATGGCAACACGGTGTCCTTCCCATTCTCGCTCTCGGTGGGGTCCCGTACTGAGTATCTCAATGACTCATGTGAGGTCGAAGGCGAGTGGACCCACGCCCCCAGTACGGGCTGGGCCGACTCCTGGCATCTGAGCAGCGAGGATTCCCAGAGCGGCTCGCATGCCTGGAAAGCGGGTTCCACATCCACGGGAACCTATGCCAACCATGCCGACAGCCGTCTGGTGACACCACCGGTTGAGCTTGAGGACTGGAGCCGCCTGAGCTTCGTGCACCGGATGGATGCGGAAACCTCTTCCGCCTTCCCGGACAGTGCCTACGATGGTGGCATCGTTGAAATCAGTACCAACGGTGTAGACTGGACCCAGCTTGCGCCACTCTCGGGTGGATACAATGCCTGGTTCCGCGCCCAGTCTGGAGGCGGCGCACCAGCCTCGCACAATTTCCAGGGCGGAACACCTTGTTTCTCCGGTCTGTTCGGCTGGCAGCCCTGCGAAATCGATCTGAGCGACTGGAATGGCCAGACCGTGCAGTTCGGCTTCCGCTTCGGCAGTGACAACGGTGGAGCACGCGAAGGCTGGTACATCGACGACCTGGTTCTGCAAGGTGTGATCGAGGAAACGGGCATCCAGATTCCGCCGGCACGACCGGTGGCAATGGAGCTGTCCGCCGCCCCCAATCCCTTCAACCCGGGAACACGCATCCACTTCCGGCTGAGCGAAAGCGCCCGCACGCGGCTCTCCGTCTACAATCTGTCGGGCCGCCTGGTGGAGCGTCTGCTGAACGACCAGCCGCTCGCGGCCGGTGAGCACGATCTGGAATGGAACGCCGGCGCACTGGCGACGGGCGTTTACCTGCTGAGACTGGAAACACCCCAGGGTGCGCTCACCAGCAAGTTGTTCCTGCTGAAGTAA